ATCAGGTACTTATTGATGGTCTTGCTAATTTATTACAAACAGTTTCAAATTTTGAAGTTGCGGGTAGTTCTCTAAACGGTACTTCTATTTATGAAGATGTTGTAAAGGATCAGGCAGATATTTTAATTTTAGATATTAGTATGCCTCAAAAAGACGGAATCGAAGTACTGAAAGAATTCAGCGAAAAAGGTTTTCCATGTAAAGTAATTATTTTATCCAGTTATGATGATTTAAAAATTATCAAAGAAGTGATGAAATTAGGGGCCAAAGGTTATTTAACCAAAAAATGCGCCGGAGAAAATATCATTCAGGCCATTGAAGCAGTTTGTCAGGATCAGGAATACTATTCTGATG
The sequence above is a segment of the Flavobacterium sp. genome. Coding sequences within it:
- a CDS encoding response regulator transcription factor, with the protein product MKNKIRIHLADDHQVLIDGLANLLQTVSNFEVAGSSLNGTSIYEDVVKDQADILILDISMPQKDGIEVLKEFSEKGFPCKVIILSSYDDLKIIKEVMKLGAKGYLTKKCAGENIIQAIEAVCQDQEYYSDAVKEKIFNTFTLNTPKPKKDIYTENPILSPREIEIVTLICLEYSGKEIGEQLFISINTVETHRKNIMKKLNIKNTIGLVKYALKNNLVNS